In Paenibacillus sp. G2S3, a single window of DNA contains:
- a CDS encoding response regulator transcription factor, whose amino-acid sequence MSKVLILEDEESIRSFIVINLKRNGFEVIEAADGHEALHKLTTIPDIDIALLDVMVPGIDGFEVCRRVRETNERLGIIFLTAKVQEQDKVYALSVGADDHVSKPFSPTELIARIQSLLRRVNVHREQSAKVSFVSGPFTLDLISKHFKRDNEAIELTPTEFSLIQFFLEKENTPLSRDLLLDHVWGKEYMGDPKIVDVNIRRLRQKIENNPSEPEFLQTVWGHGYRWKGQVQ is encoded by the coding sequence ATGAGTAAAGTACTGATCCTGGAAGATGAGGAGTCCATTCGTAGTTTTATTGTCATTAACTTGAAGCGTAATGGGTTCGAAGTGATAGAGGCTGCGGATGGGCATGAAGCTCTTCACAAGTTAACCACGATCCCTGATATTGATATTGCGCTATTGGATGTAATGGTTCCGGGTATTGATGGATTTGAAGTATGTAGACGTGTCAGAGAAACCAATGAACGTTTGGGTATTATTTTTCTGACAGCAAAAGTTCAAGAGCAAGATAAAGTGTATGCCTTATCTGTAGGCGCAGATGACCATGTTAGCAAGCCATTCAGCCCGACAGAGCTGATTGCTCGAATTCAATCGCTGCTGCGCCGAGTGAACGTTCATCGTGAACAGTCAGCGAAAGTTTCTTTCGTTTCAGGGCCATTTACCTTGGATCTTATTTCCAAACATTTTAAACGTGATAATGAAGCGATTGAACTGACGCCAACGGAGTTTTCTTTGATCCAATTCTTTCTCGAAAAAGAAAATACGCCGCTCAGCCGCGATCTTCTGCTGGATCATGTATGGGGCAAGGAGTATATGGGTGATCCCAAGATTGTGGATGTGAATATTCGTCGTCTGCGTCAAAAGATAGAGAATAATCCGTCAGAGCCAGAATTTTTACAAACCGTATGGGGACACGGCTATAGATGGAAAGGCCAAGTACAATGA